In one Dermatophilaceae bacterium Sec6.4 genomic region, the following are encoded:
- a CDS encoding polyprenol monophosphomannose synthase, protein MSDLPARRVLVLVPTYNELESLPAILRRLRDAVPDADILILDDSSPDGTGALADEWASREPHIQVLHRVSKEGLGAAYIAGFAWGLERGYDVLVEIDADGSHPPSVLPLMIQASATADLVIGSRWVRGGRVQNWPKQRELLSRGANLYTRLLLGMSVRDATAGYRVYRADALRALSLEDVSSAGYCFQIDLTWRAANAGMRIVEVPITFVEREVGVSKMSKDIMRESLINITSWGLHHRAEQLRHQLTGSSR, encoded by the coding sequence TTGTCTGACCTGCCCGCACGACGTGTCCTGGTGCTCGTGCCGACGTACAACGAACTGGAGAGCCTGCCGGCGATTCTGCGGCGTCTGCGTGATGCCGTACCGGACGCCGACATTCTCATCCTGGATGATTCCTCACCGGACGGAACGGGGGCGCTGGCCGACGAATGGGCCAGCCGGGAGCCGCACATCCAGGTACTGCACCGCGTGTCCAAGGAAGGACTCGGCGCCGCGTATATCGCAGGTTTTGCCTGGGGTCTGGAGCGCGGTTACGACGTCCTGGTCGAGATAGACGCCGATGGTTCCCATCCGCCCAGCGTTCTACCTCTAATGATTCAGGCCTCTGCCACCGCAGACCTGGTGATCGGGTCGCGATGGGTGCGCGGCGGTCGGGTGCAGAACTGGCCCAAGCAACGTGAGCTGCTGAGCCGTGGCGCCAACCTGTACACGCGGCTGCTCCTAGGAATGTCTGTGCGGGACGCTACGGCGGGTTACCGGGTCTATCGCGCGGACGCTCTGCGCGCACTCTCGCTGGAGGATGTCAGTTCGGCGGGCTACTGCTTCCAGATCGACCTGACCTGGCGCGCCGCCAACGCCGGCATGCGTATCGTGGAGGTTCCGATCACCTTTGTCGAGCGCGAAGTGGGAGTGTCCAAAATGAGCAAGGACATCATGCGCGAATCGCTCATCAACATCACTTCGTGGGGCCTGCACCACCGCGCCGAGCAGCTACGACACCAGCTGACCGGTTCGTCGCGATGA
- a CDS encoding MFS transporter yields the protein MQARWYWYDWASTGYLTVTVTVLLAPYLTAVANTAACPGQAGDATCNNDLHVLGVGIAPGSLVPYTITAATIFSAFVLIVFGSMADRSRSPLRFLSTFALIGATAGGALCLVSGTRWALGVVLAIIANVCLAGSLIVYSAAASCSR from the coding sequence ATGCAGGCTCGCTGGTACTGGTACGACTGGGCCAGCACGGGATACCTGACGGTCACCGTGACGGTGCTGCTCGCGCCGTATCTCACGGCAGTCGCCAACACCGCTGCCTGCCCCGGACAGGCCGGCGATGCCACCTGCAACAACGACCTGCACGTCCTCGGCGTCGGTATCGCGCCCGGTTCTCTGGTGCCGTACACGATCACCGCGGCTACGATCTTCTCGGCGTTCGTGCTCATCGTCTTCGGCTCGATGGCCGATCGTTCGCGCAGCCCGTTGCGGTTTCTGAGCACGTTCGCGCTGATAGGAGCAACCGCCGGCGGTGCACTCTGTCTTGTCAGCGGCACCCGCTGGGCACTCGGCGTGGTGTTGGCGATCATTGCGAACGTCTGCCTGGCCGGTTCGCTGATCGTCTACTCGGCGGCGGCCTCCTGCTCGCGGTGA
- a CDS encoding 5'-3' exonuclease: MPRRLMLLDSASLYFRAFYGVPDRRSDPGDIPTNAVRGFLDMIATLVSDHQPTDFVACWDNDWRPEFRVAAIPSYKAHRVTEGSQVLEESPADLTPQVPYIVSLLAAIGIARLGVDGYEADDVIGTLAVAHHGMCPVDIVTGDRDLFQLVDDEAPVRVLYTARGGVRDPDIFDQSVLQARYDVPTGRAYAEMAMLRGDSSDGLPGVPGIGEKTAATLLRRYGDLTTIRKAIADGDPMLKGAQRTRLEAASDYLDVAPAVTNVALDVPVPADLDTALPTELADPSALNRIRGEIDINTPVSRLLAALHLD; encoded by the coding sequence ATGCCCAGACGCCTGATGTTGCTGGATTCGGCCAGTTTGTACTTCCGCGCTTTCTATGGTGTGCCCGATCGACGGTCGGACCCAGGAGATATTCCTACCAACGCGGTTCGCGGCTTTCTGGACATGATTGCGACCCTGGTGTCTGATCATCAACCCACCGATTTCGTGGCCTGCTGGGACAACGACTGGCGACCGGAGTTCCGGGTGGCTGCGATTCCCTCGTACAAGGCTCACCGCGTTACCGAGGGCTCGCAGGTCCTGGAGGAGTCCCCCGCCGACCTCACCCCCCAGGTGCCGTACATCGTGTCGCTACTCGCTGCCATCGGTATCGCGCGCCTCGGCGTGGACGGCTACGAGGCAGACGACGTGATCGGCACTCTGGCGGTCGCACACCACGGGATGTGCCCGGTCGATATCGTGACCGGTGACCGCGACCTGTTCCAGCTGGTCGACGACGAGGCCCCGGTGCGGGTCCTCTACACCGCACGAGGCGGGGTACGGGACCCCGACATCTTTGATCAGTCGGTCCTGCAGGCCAGGTACGACGTCCCCACCGGACGCGCTTATGCGGAGATGGCCATGTTGCGCGGCGACAGTAGCGACGGGCTACCTGGCGTTCCAGGGATCGGTGAGAAGACTGCGGCAACGTTGTTGCGGCGATACGGCGACCTGACCACCATTCGGAAGGCCATCGCCGACGGCGACCCGATGTTGAAGGGCGCCCAGCGGACTCGTCTGGAGGCGGCCTCGGACTATCTGGATGTGGCTCCGGCCGTCACGAACGTTGCTCTCGATGTTCCGGTCCCGGCTGATCTGGACACTGCGCTGCCGACCGAGCTGGCGGACCCATCGGCTCTGAACAGGATTCGCGGCGAAATCGACATCAACACCCCGGTCAGCCGGTTGCTGGCAGCGCTGCACCTGGATTGA
- a CDS encoding PH domain-containing protein, giving the protein MVFSPKHLTQGERIELELHTHVKQIVLPLVILVVASAAAIAGGAFWDYQWGRLGIAVAWLLVVLIFVLVPVWRWRSTLYVITNRRLITRRGIISKSGRDIPLYRISDVAYEKGLTDRILGCGTLIVSDASDQDGLKLDDIPHVEDVQVRLNELLFEHDNGTDVEGSFPPGDPRADRRRPF; this is encoded by the coding sequence ATGGTCTTCTCACCCAAACACCTCACTCAGGGTGAGCGCATCGAGCTCGAACTGCACACTCATGTCAAGCAGATTGTGCTACCACTGGTGATCCTGGTCGTCGCGAGCGCTGCGGCGATTGCGGGGGGAGCGTTCTGGGACTACCAGTGGGGTCGGCTCGGTATCGCGGTCGCGTGGCTGCTGGTCGTGCTCATCTTCGTTCTCGTTCCGGTGTGGCGGTGGCGCAGCACCTTGTACGTCATCACCAACCGGCGGTTGATCACCCGCCGGGGCATCATCAGCAAGTCCGGGCGCGACATCCCGCTGTACCGAATCTCCGACGTCGCGTACGAGAAGGGTCTGACCGACCGGATACTCGGCTGCGGAACGCTGATTGTCTCGGATGCCTCCGACCAGGATGGCCTGAAGCTCGACGACATCCCGCACGTCGAAGATGTCCAGGTCCGCCTGAACGAATTGCTGTTCGAGCACGACAACGGCACGGACGTCGAAGGATCCTTCCCGCCCGGCGATCCTCGAGCCGACCGGCGGCGTCCATTCTGA
- a CDS encoding FAD-binding oxidoreductase: MTSIDRRTVLATVAAGAAAGLLTACTPKAAPATGVTPPETAAVRTTATTKSTAASSSVAATPSSSATDAPDLAAWKKFAGTVTGSVELPGSGPYARDKLLFDPEFDHYKPAAVLRATSVSDISRTMAFAADHGLQVAARSGGHSYVGGSAANGTIVIDMRQLARVTSTRSTATVEAGAGLYAVHAALSPKGLTVPTGTCPTVGSSGYTLGGGIGTESRSFGLTCDQLQSLQFVLPDGSAVTASTGSNSDLFWAARGGSSTVPGIVTSMKFATHAATDRGTFRLTFPAASASSVAAGWGQWLNSADRAWWANVHLDLQGGVLSPSVVGVTPAGQEGSAAAALIRAIGVSPSTSAYTSRSYLATVRYLGGGITSARTSFVGGSDVITTMDAQSVSAILQGVKAAGARSVTAILDPLDGAVHDVTSSASAFPWRAQQASVQWYSNVPRGDYAAARTWITAAHQKVSGVSAGAYVNYVEAGVSPDRYFGPNRGKLASIRQAHDPGHRVHSPITP, translated from the coding sequence ATGACCAGCATTGATCGTCGTACTGTTCTCGCCACGGTCGCTGCCGGTGCTGCCGCTGGCCTGCTCACCGCGTGCACACCCAAGGCGGCGCCAGCAACCGGGGTGACCCCACCGGAGACTGCCGCAGTGAGAACGACGGCAACGACCAAAAGCACCGCTGCCTCGTCCTCGGTTGCCGCTACCCCGAGCAGCAGCGCGACGGATGCACCCGATCTTGCCGCCTGGAAGAAGTTCGCCGGGACGGTCACAGGGAGTGTCGAGCTGCCGGGAAGTGGGCCGTACGCGCGCGACAAGTTGTTGTTCGATCCGGAGTTCGATCATTACAAACCTGCCGCTGTTCTGCGAGCGACCTCCGTCAGCGACATCTCCCGCACGATGGCTTTTGCTGCCGACCACGGCCTGCAGGTTGCGGCGCGCAGCGGTGGGCACTCCTACGTCGGTGGATCAGCCGCGAACGGCACGATCGTGATTGATATGCGACAACTCGCACGGGTCACCTCAACGCGCTCGACGGCAACCGTCGAAGCCGGTGCCGGTCTGTACGCGGTGCATGCCGCACTCAGTCCGAAGGGGCTGACCGTGCCCACCGGCACCTGCCCCACTGTGGGCAGCTCTGGTTACACACTGGGTGGCGGGATCGGCACGGAGTCTCGCTCCTTCGGCCTGACCTGCGACCAGTTGCAGTCCCTGCAGTTCGTCCTTCCGGACGGGTCAGCTGTAACAGCGTCTACCGGTTCCAACAGTGACCTGTTCTGGGCGGCCCGCGGTGGTAGCAGCACGGTGCCGGGGATCGTCACATCGATGAAGTTCGCGACCCACGCGGCGACCGACCGCGGCACCTTCCGGCTGACTTTCCCTGCTGCCTCCGCGAGTTCGGTGGCGGCCGGTTGGGGTCAGTGGCTGAATTCAGCAGACCGCGCCTGGTGGGCCAACGTCCATCTGGACCTGCAGGGCGGCGTGCTGAGTCCGAGTGTCGTCGGCGTCACTCCGGCAGGGCAGGAAGGCTCGGCAGCAGCGGCGCTGATCCGCGCGATCGGCGTCAGCCCGTCGACCTCCGCCTACACGTCACGCAGCTATCTGGCCACGGTCCGGTACCTAGGGGGTGGCATCACTTCAGCACGAACGTCATTCGTGGGTGGCTCAGACGTCATCACGACAATGGATGCACAGAGTGTGTCGGCCATCCTGCAGGGTGTGAAGGCCGCCGGTGCTCGATCGGTGACCGCAATCCTGGATCCGCTCGACGGAGCCGTCCACGATGTCACGTCCAGTGCGTCGGCATTCCCCTGGCGCGCCCAGCAGGCCTCCGTGCAGTGGTACTCCAACGTTCCCCGCGGCGACTACGCCGCCGCTCGGACCTGGATCACTGCAGCGCACCAGAAGGTCTCCGGCGTGTCGGCAGGTGCCTACGTCAACTACGTGGAGGCAGGTGTCTCCCCCGACCGCTACTTCGGGCCCAACCGCGGCAAACTCGCGTCCATCCGGCAGGCCCACGATCCGGGCCACCGGGTTCACTCCCCCATCACTCCGTGA
- a CDS encoding Lrp/AsnC family transcriptional regulator has protein sequence MEELDRRIVQLLALDGRMSFTDLGRDLGLSTSAAHQRVRRLEERGVIRGYRAIVDHQAAGMPLTALISVTPFDPAAPDDVPDQLRDLSELDSCYSVAGSESYVLQARVAGPLELEELLARVRAAAGVTTHTTVVLSTPWEDRLPPPS, from the coding sequence ATGGAGGAACTGGATCGCCGTATTGTGCAGCTGCTGGCACTCGATGGTCGGATGAGTTTCACTGATCTGGGCAGAGATCTCGGCCTGTCCACCTCGGCTGCCCATCAGCGCGTTCGCAGGTTGGAGGAGCGCGGGGTGATCCGCGGTTACCGGGCAATTGTCGACCATCAGGCCGCCGGGATGCCGCTCACCGCGCTCATCTCCGTCACGCCGTTCGATCCGGCAGCACCTGATGACGTACCTGACCAACTGCGCGACCTGAGCGAGTTGGATTCCTGTTACTCCGTGGCCGGCAGCGAGAGCTACGTCTTGCAGGCGCGGGTCGCCGGCCCACTGGAGTTGGAGGAGCTCCTGGCCCGGGTGCGTGCCGCAGCCGGGGTGACTACACACACCACTGTGGTTCTCAGCACCCCGTGGGAGGACCGCCTTCCACCACCCAGCTGA
- a CDS encoding RNA polymerase-binding protein RbpA, which yields MADRSLRGTNLSTLSLETDENIAYSERQTVRYECQCGRITELPFSVEADIPGIWECRCGKEATLVDGPEPTRKPVKPVRTHWDMLLERRSVPELEELLEERLAWLRASRGEKPRRKRTA from the coding sequence ATGGCAGACCGATCATTGAGAGGTACCAACCTCTCAACCTTGTCGTTGGAAACCGACGAGAACATCGCCTACAGCGAACGCCAGACCGTACGGTACGAGTGCCAATGCGGCAGAATCACCGAGTTGCCATTCTCAGTCGAGGCTGACATTCCGGGAATCTGGGAATGCCGGTGCGGCAAAGAGGCCACCCTCGTGGACGGCCCCGAACCCACTCGCAAGCCTGTCAAACCTGTCCGCACCCACTGGGACATGTTGCTCGAGCGTCGTTCGGTACCAGAGTTGGAAGAACTGCTCGAAGAGCGGCTCGCCTGGTTGCGTGCCTCGCGTGGCGAGAAGCCTCGACGCAAGCGCACCGCCTGA
- the lnt gene encoding apolipoprotein N-acyltransferase, which translates to MWRRLGLSAAGGLCLWLSFPTLGIWPLAILGVALLSLATCGVRARAGFLYGLVGGAACMLPVLHWTGIYVGAVPWLALGVTESIYLGFLGLGIAILQSARPIHWLPNWLWPRNSPHVRPFCVAILWVVQEGVRSSWPFGGFPWARLAWSQSGSPLAHLASIAGGPGLSFAVAFLGAVLAAVVHRTFPRLLGGSTVDDEVVRTSTAGSAASFLPAGSVWGRGWPAVAVVAVVAGSIWYPTPTSGSKLQVVGIQGNVPTMGLDFNAQREGVLNYHAETTARAAAMVRSGTIPQPDLVVWPENASDIDPTRNADAMTKILRSVAVVKAPLILGAVLNQPAPDVSNASLLFLPGQGLVAQYIKQHPVPFAEYIPDRSFFAHFSDKVNLVKVDFAKGKKTGLFTIPTKTHGGVKVGPVICFEVAYDNLVRLPVEDGAQMIIVQTNNATFGRTAESEQQLAISRIRAIEHGRSVVHISTVGVSGLITPDGVVHDRSSLFTSKVLSGALPLRSTLTISDRLGALPENLAYAIAVALFFLSAVGSRRGRETSHDNKRSSRGSQLV; encoded by the coding sequence ATGTGGCGTCGCCTGGGGCTCAGCGCTGCGGGTGGACTCTGCCTGTGGCTGTCGTTTCCGACACTCGGCATCTGGCCGCTCGCAATCCTCGGGGTCGCACTTTTGTCGCTGGCAACCTGCGGTGTGCGTGCGCGCGCCGGCTTTCTCTACGGGCTCGTCGGCGGAGCCGCCTGCATGCTGCCGGTACTGCACTGGACCGGTATCTATGTCGGTGCGGTCCCGTGGTTGGCACTGGGCGTCACCGAATCCATCTATCTGGGTTTCCTCGGCCTCGGGATCGCCATTCTGCAATCGGCGCGGCCGATACATTGGCTGCCGAACTGGCTGTGGCCAAGAAACTCCCCGCACGTGCGGCCGTTCTGCGTCGCGATCCTGTGGGTCGTGCAGGAAGGCGTGCGTTCCTCCTGGCCTTTTGGCGGCTTCCCCTGGGCGCGGCTGGCCTGGTCCCAGTCCGGGTCGCCGCTGGCTCACCTGGCATCGATCGCCGGCGGCCCCGGCCTCAGCTTCGCGGTCGCCTTCCTCGGCGCCGTCCTGGCAGCGGTCGTCCACCGAACATTCCCACGTCTGCTCGGCGGCTCAACTGTCGACGATGAAGTGGTGCGCACTTCGACGGCCGGCAGTGCCGCTTCCTTTCTGCCCGCTGGGTCCGTCTGGGGCCGTGGCTGGCCCGCAGTCGCCGTCGTTGCCGTCGTGGCTGGGTCGATCTGGTATCCGACGCCGACATCGGGTTCGAAGCTGCAGGTTGTGGGGATCCAAGGCAATGTGCCGACAATGGGCCTGGATTTCAACGCACAGAGAGAGGGAGTCCTCAACTACCACGCCGAGACCACCGCGCGTGCTGCTGCGATGGTCCGTAGCGGCACGATCCCCCAGCCGGATCTTGTCGTATGGCCCGAGAATGCCTCTGATATCGATCCGACCCGCAACGCGGACGCAATGACGAAAATTCTGCGTTCGGTAGCGGTGGTGAAAGCGCCCCTGATCCTGGGCGCGGTGCTGAACCAACCCGCTCCCGACGTCTCGAATGCGTCCCTGCTGTTCCTGCCGGGGCAGGGCCTGGTGGCGCAGTACATCAAGCAGCACCCGGTGCCGTTTGCCGAGTACATTCCCGACCGGTCCTTCTTCGCCCACTTCAGCGACAAGGTGAACCTGGTCAAGGTGGACTTCGCCAAGGGCAAAAAAACCGGACTTTTCACTATTCCCACCAAAACCCATGGCGGGGTCAAGGTGGGACCGGTCATCTGCTTCGAGGTTGCTTACGACAACCTGGTGCGCCTGCCCGTCGAGGACGGTGCGCAGATGATCATTGTCCAGACGAACAACGCCACCTTCGGGCGGACGGCCGAGTCCGAGCAGCAGCTCGCGATCTCCCGAATCCGAGCCATCGAGCATGGGCGCTCGGTGGTGCACATATCGACGGTAGGAGTAAGTGGCCTGATTACCCCCGACGGCGTGGTGCACGACAGGTCCAGCCTCTTCACCAGCAAAGTGCTGTCCGGCGCATTGCCGCTGCGAAGCACGCTGACGATCTCCGACCGGTTGGGTGCGCTGCCCGAAAATCTTGCCTATGCGATCGCTGTGGCACTGTTCTTCCTGTCTGCCGTCGGTTCGCGGCGCGGGCGTGAGACGTCCCATGACAACAAGCGATCTTCGAGAGGCTCTCAGCTTGTCTGA
- a CDS encoding isochorismatase family protein: protein MSTLAERDKTALLVIDMQNGVLGQAYERERVIANVAVLIDKARAASVDVVWIQHNSDELPSGSQAWEYVPQLQRLEGEPLVQKKYGDAFEATDLEQVLASRGVGSLLVSGAQTDACIRSTLHGALTRGYDALLVSDAHTTDDLSPWGAPTPDKVIDHTNLYWSFQTAPGRSAGVVPTVDVDFSSAPVS, encoded by the coding sequence ATGAGTACCCTGGCAGAGCGGGACAAGACAGCGCTACTGGTGATCGACATGCAGAACGGCGTGCTGGGGCAGGCCTACGAGCGCGAGCGGGTCATCGCCAATGTCGCGGTGTTGATCGACAAGGCCCGCGCCGCGTCAGTCGACGTCGTCTGGATCCAGCACAACAGCGACGAGCTACCGTCCGGGAGCCAGGCGTGGGAGTACGTGCCGCAGCTGCAGCGCCTGGAGGGCGAGCCGTTGGTACAGAAGAAATACGGTGACGCCTTCGAAGCCACCGATCTCGAACAGGTGTTGGCCAGTCGAGGAGTCGGATCGCTGCTGGTGTCCGGGGCGCAGACCGATGCCTGCATCCGCTCGACCCTGCACGGCGCCCTGACCCGCGGTTACGACGCACTGCTGGTGAGTGACGCACATACGACCGACGATCTCTCGCCGTGGGGCGCGCCGACACCTGACAAGGTCATCGACCACACCAATCTGTACTGGAGTTTTCAGACAGCTCCCGGCCGATCAGCGGGCGTCGTCCCGACTGTCGACGTCGATTTCTCCAGCGCACCAGTCAGCTGA
- a CDS encoding FxsA family protein, with the protein MTSGPIPAGTPVGRRRHWVRWVVLLLFLVLPVCEIALVVAIGQAIGGWKTFGLLLIWSVIGVWLVKRTWGSAWRDLREAGRNGQMPTDDLLDAVLALLGGVLILIPGFITDFFGLLLILPFTRPIGRTLIKGWAARRVAAGVGGVTIVQGQRVPPTYTAYPYSAPTDTHPQTPMAPGAPGAIEGKIVREKHPRE; encoded by the coding sequence ATGACCAGCGGACCGATCCCTGCCGGCACCCCTGTCGGCAGACGCCGCCACTGGGTGCGCTGGGTGGTCCTCTTGTTGTTTCTCGTGCTCCCGGTCTGCGAGATCGCCCTGGTCGTCGCGATCGGTCAGGCCATCGGCGGCTGGAAGACCTTCGGGCTACTGCTGATCTGGTCGGTGATCGGCGTCTGGCTGGTCAAGCGCACCTGGGGTAGTGCATGGCGCGACCTGCGGGAGGCCGGTCGCAACGGACAAATGCCGACAGATGACCTGCTCGACGCGGTGCTTGCCCTGCTGGGCGGGGTGCTGATCCTCATACCGGGCTTCATCACCGACTTTTTCGGACTGTTGTTGATTTTGCCCTTCACCCGCCCCATCGGACGGACACTCATCAAGGGGTGGGCGGCACGTCGGGTGGCTGCAGGAGTCGGGGGAGTGACCATCGTGCAGGGACAGCGAGTTCCGCCGACGTACACGGCATACCCCTATTCCGCCCCTACCGACACCCATCCGCAGACGCCGATGGCACCGGGAGCTCCCGGTGCCATCGAAGGAAAAATCGTCAGGGAAAAACATCCCCGCGAGTGA
- a CDS encoding MFS transporter — MNLAFLSAHSALGVGTETVVRVSFFVSGLWWAVFAIYSIRGLRDVPHEPATALVGSNPVVSGLRQLRQTFTELRDYPQTLRFLLAYLFYNDGVQTVISSASLYGGQQLKFSTTQLIVTILLVQIVAFGGALTYGRLARRVPGRTLVYVSLYLWIVIAVAAFFLPERAFALWLLLAVGIGLVLGGTQALSRSLYSHLIPRGREAQFFSLYQAMDRGTSWMGTLTFGLVYQVFRDYRLSIIALVIFFVVGAALLRSVDVRAGISRAGNDLPAVV; from the coding sequence GTGAATCTTGCGTTCCTCAGTGCCCATTCCGCCCTCGGAGTGGGCACCGAGACCGTTGTCCGGGTCAGCTTCTTCGTATCGGGCCTGTGGTGGGCCGTGTTCGCGATCTACTCGATCCGCGGTCTACGCGATGTACCCCACGAACCTGCGACGGCATTGGTTGGCAGCAATCCGGTGGTGTCCGGGCTGCGGCAGCTGCGGCAGACGTTCACCGAGTTGCGTGACTACCCCCAGACGCTGCGCTTTCTGCTGGCCTACCTCTTCTACAACGACGGCGTGCAGACCGTGATCAGTTCGGCCAGTCTCTATGGCGGTCAGCAACTGAAATTCTCCACAACACAGTTGATCGTGACGATCCTGCTGGTGCAGATCGTCGCATTCGGAGGCGCACTGACCTATGGCCGGCTGGCGCGGCGGGTTCCGGGGCGCACCCTGGTGTACGTCAGCCTGTATCTGTGGATCGTGATCGCAGTCGCTGCGTTCTTTCTCCCGGAGCGCGCGTTTGCCCTCTGGCTGCTGCTCGCCGTCGGTATCGGACTCGTGCTGGGCGGCACCCAGGCTCTGTCGCGCTCGCTGTACTCCCACCTGATCCCACGAGGTCGCGAGGCGCAGTTCTTCAGTCTCTATCAGGCCATGGACCGCGGAACCAGTTGGATGGGCACGCTCACTTTCGGACTGGTGTACCAGGTCTTCCGCGACTACCGGCTCTCGATCATCGCCCTGGTAATTTTTTTCGTGGTCGGAGCGGCGCTGTTACGCAGCGTCGACGTGCGGGCCGGCATCAGCAGAGCCGGTAACGACCTCCCCGCCGTCGTCTAG